The following proteins are co-located in the Gorilla gorilla gorilla isolate KB3781 chromosome 18, NHGRI_mGorGor1-v2.1_pri, whole genome shotgun sequence genome:
- the LOC109025051 gene encoding tubulin beta-8 chain isoform X5, producing MREIVLTQIGQCGNQIGAKFWEVISDEHGIDSAGTYHGDSHLQLERINVYYNEASGQCGAGNNWAKGHYTEGAELMESVMDVVRKEAESCDCLQGFQLTHSLGGGTGSGMGTLLLSKIREEYPDRIINTFSILPSPKVSDTVVEPYNATLSVHQLIENADETFCIDNEALYDICSRTLKLPTPTYGDLNHLVSATMSGVTTCLRFPGQLNADLRKLAVNMVPFPRLHFFMPGFAPLTSRGSQQYRALTVAELTQQMFDAKNMMAACDPRHGRYLTAAAIFRGRMPMREVDEQMFNIQDKNSSYFADWLPNNVKTAVCDIPPRGLKMSATFIGNNTAIQELFKRVSEQFTAMFRRKAFLHWYTGEGMDEMEFTEAESNMNDLVSEYQQYQDATAEEEEDEEYAEEEVA from the exons ATGAGGGAAATCGTGCTCACGCAGATCGGGCAGTGCGGGAACCAGATCGGCGCCAAG TTCTGGGAGGTGATCTCTGACGAACATGGCATCGACTCCGCTGGCACCTACCACGGGGACAGCCACCTGCAGCTGGAGCGCATCAACGTGTACTACAACGAGGCCAGCG GTCAGTGTGGGGCCGGAAACAACTGGGCCAAGGGGCACTACACAGAAGGTGCGGAGCTGATGGAGTCAGTGATGGACGTTGTCAGAAAGGAGGCTGAGAGCTGTGACTGTCTGCAGGGTTTCCAGCTGACCCACTCTCTGGGTGGGGGGACTGGGTCTGGGATGGGTACCCTTCTGCTGAGTAAGATCCGGGAGGAGTACCCAGACAGGATCATAAACACATTCAGCATCCTGCCCTCGCCCAAGGTGTCAGACACCGTGGTGGAGCCCTACAACGCCACCCTCTCAGTCCACCAGCTCATAGAAAACGCGGATGAGACCTTCTGCATAGATAACGAAGCACTGTATGACATATGTTCCAGGACCCTAAAACTGCCCACACCCACCTATGGTGACCTGAACCACCTGGTGTCTGCTACCATGAGTGGGGTCACCACCTGCCTGCGCTTCCCGGGCCAGCTGAATGCTGACCTGCGGAAGCTGGCCGTGAACATGGTCCCGTTTCCCCGGCTGCATTTCTTCATGCCCGGCTTTGCCCCACTGACCAGCCGGGGCAGCCAGCAGTACCGGGCCTTGACTGTGGCTGAGCTTACCCAGCAGATGTTTGATGCTAAGAACATGATGGCTGCCTGTGACCCCCGTCACGGCCGCTACCTAACGGCGGCTGCCATTTTCAGGGGTCGCATGCCCATGAGGGAGGTGGATGAACAAATGTTCAACATTCAAGATAAGAACAGCAGTTACTTTGCTGACTGGCTCCCCAACAACGTAAAAACAGCCGTCTGTGACATCCCACCCCGGGGGCTGAAAATGTCGGCCACCTTCATTGGGAACAACACAGCCATCCAGGAACTCTTCAAGCGTGTCTCAGAGCAGTTTACAGCAATGTTCAGGCGCAAGGCCTTCCTCCACTGGTACACGGGCGAGGGCATGGATGAGATGGAATTTACCGAGGCTGAGAGCAACATGAACGATCTGGTGTCTGAATATCAGCAATATCAGGATGCCACggccgaggaggaggaggatgaggagtaTGCTGAGGAGGAGGTGGCCTAG
- the LOC109025051 gene encoding tubulin beta-8 chain isoform X4 has protein sequence MREIVLTQIGQCGNQIGAKFWEVISDEHGIDSAGTYHGDSHLQLERINVYYNEASGGRYVPRAVLVDLEPGTMDSVRSGPFGQVFRPDNFIFGQCGAGNNWAKGHYTEGAELMESVMDVVRKEAESCDCLQGFQLTHSLGGGTGSGMGTLLLSKIREEYPDRIINTFSILPSPKVSDTVVEPYNATLSVHQLIENADETFCIDNEALYDICSRTLKLPTPTYGDLNHLVSATMSGVTTCLRFPGQLNADLRKLAVNMVPFPRLHFFMPGFAPLTSRGSQQYRALTVAELTQQMFDAKNMMAACDPRHGRYLTAAAIFRGRMPMREVDEQMFNIQDKNSSYFADWLPNNVKTAVCDIPPRGLKMSATFIGNNTAIQELFKRVSEQFTAMFRRKAFLHWYTGEGMDEMEFTEAESNMNDLVSEYQQYQDATAEEEEDEEYAEEEVA, from the exons ATGAGGGAAATCGTGCTCACGCAGATCGGGCAGTGCGGGAACCAGATCGGCGCCAAG TTCTGGGAGGTGATCTCTGACGAACATGGCATCGACTCCGCTGGCACCTACCACGGGGACAGCCACCTGCAGCTGGAGCGCATCAACGTGTACTACAACGAGGCCAGCG GTGGCAGGTACGTGCCCCGCGCTGTGCTCGTGGATCTGGAGCCGGGCACCATGGACTCTGTGCGCTCGGGGCCCTTCGGGCAGGTCTTCAGGCCAGACAACTTCATCTTCG GTCAGTGTGGGGCCGGAAACAACTGGGCCAAGGGGCACTACACAGAAGGTGCGGAGCTGATGGAGTCAGTGATGGACGTTGTCAGAAAGGAGGCTGAGAGCTGTGACTGTCTGCAGGGTTTCCAGCTGACCCACTCTCTGGGTGGGGGGACTGGGTCTGGGATGGGTACCCTTCTGCTGAGTAAGATCCGGGAGGAGTACCCAGACAGGATCATAAACACATTCAGCATCCTGCCCTCGCCCAAGGTGTCAGACACCGTGGTGGAGCCCTACAACGCCACCCTCTCAGTCCACCAGCTCATAGAAAACGCGGATGAGACCTTCTGCATAGATAACGAAGCACTGTATGACATATGTTCCAGGACCCTAAAACTGCCCACACCCACCTATGGTGACCTGAACCACCTGGTGTCTGCTACCATGAGTGGGGTCACCACCTGCCTGCGCTTCCCGGGCCAGCTGAATGCTGACCTGCGGAAGCTGGCCGTGAACATGGTCCCGTTTCCCCGGCTGCATTTCTTCATGCCCGGCTTTGCCCCACTGACCAGCCGGGGCAGCCAGCAGTACCGGGCCTTGACTGTGGCTGAGCTTACCCAGCAGATGTTTGATGCTAAGAACATGATGGCTGCCTGTGACCCCCGTCACGGCCGCTACCTAACGGCGGCTGCCATTTTCAGGGGTCGCATGCCCATGAGGGAGGTGGATGAACAAATGTTCAACATTCAAGATAAGAACAGCAGTTACTTTGCTGACTGGCTCCCCAACAACGTAAAAACAGCCGTCTGTGACATCCCACCCCGGGGGCTGAAAATGTCGGCCACCTTCATTGGGAACAACACAGCCATCCAGGAACTCTTCAAGCGTGTCTCAGAGCAGTTTACAGCAATGTTCAGGCGCAAGGCCTTCCTCCACTGGTACACGGGCGAGGGCATGGATGAGATGGAATTTACCGAGGCTGAGAGCAACATGAACGATCTGGTGTCTGAATATCAGCAATATCAGGATGCCACggccgaggaggaggaggatgaggagtaTGCTGAGGAGGAGGTGGCCTAG
- the LOC109025051 gene encoding tubulin beta-8 chain isoform X2, with protein sequence MREIVLTQIGQCGNQIGAKFWEVISDEHGIDSAGTYHGDSHLQLERINVYYNEASGETPVLPPPPSWERGPPLAHVLPPHAGGRYVPRAVLVDLEPGTMDSVRSGPFGQVFRPDNFIFGQCGAGNNWAKGHYTEGAELMESVMDVVRKEAESCDCLQGFQLTHSLGGGTGSGMGTLLLSKIREEYPDRIINTFSILPSPKVSDTVVEPYNATLSVHQLIENADETFCIDNEALYDICSRTLKLPTPTYGDLNHLVSATMSGVTTCLRFPGQLNADLRKLAVNMVPFPRLHFFMPGFAPLTSRGSQQYRALTVAELTQQMFDAKNMMAACDPRHGRYLTAAAIFRGRMPMREVDEQMFNIQDKNSSYFADWLPNNVKTAVCDIPPRGLKMSATFIGNNTAIQELFKRVSEQFTAMFRRKAFLHWYTGEGMDEMEFTEAESNMNDLVSEYQQYQDATAEEEEDEEYAEEEVA encoded by the exons ATGAGGGAAATCGTGCTCACGCAGATCGGGCAGTGCGGGAACCAGATCGGCGCCAAG TTCTGGGAGGTGATCTCTGACGAACATGGCATCGACTCCGCTGGCACCTACCACGGGGACAGCCACCTGCAGCTGGAGCGCATCAACGTGTACTACAACGAGGCCAGCGGTGAGACCCCCGTCCTTCCCCCACCGCCCTCCTGGGAACGCGGCCCTCCCCTCGCTCATGTCCTCCCGCCCCACGCAGGTGGCAGGTACGTGCCCCGCGCTGTGCTCGTGGATCTGGAGCCGGGCACCATGGACTCTGTGCGCTCGGGGCCCTTCGGGCAGGTCTTCAGGCCAGACAACTTCATCTTCG GTCAGTGTGGGGCCGGAAACAACTGGGCCAAGGGGCACTACACAGAAGGTGCGGAGCTGATGGAGTCAGTGATGGACGTTGTCAGAAAGGAGGCTGAGAGCTGTGACTGTCTGCAGGGTTTCCAGCTGACCCACTCTCTGGGTGGGGGGACTGGGTCTGGGATGGGTACCCTTCTGCTGAGTAAGATCCGGGAGGAGTACCCAGACAGGATCATAAACACATTCAGCATCCTGCCCTCGCCCAAGGTGTCAGACACCGTGGTGGAGCCCTACAACGCCACCCTCTCAGTCCACCAGCTCATAGAAAACGCGGATGAGACCTTCTGCATAGATAACGAAGCACTGTATGACATATGTTCCAGGACCCTAAAACTGCCCACACCCACCTATGGTGACCTGAACCACCTGGTGTCTGCTACCATGAGTGGGGTCACCACCTGCCTGCGCTTCCCGGGCCAGCTGAATGCTGACCTGCGGAAGCTGGCCGTGAACATGGTCCCGTTTCCCCGGCTGCATTTCTTCATGCCCGGCTTTGCCCCACTGACCAGCCGGGGCAGCCAGCAGTACCGGGCCTTGACTGTGGCTGAGCTTACCCAGCAGATGTTTGATGCTAAGAACATGATGGCTGCCTGTGACCCCCGTCACGGCCGCTACCTAACGGCGGCTGCCATTTTCAGGGGTCGCATGCCCATGAGGGAGGTGGATGAACAAATGTTCAACATTCAAGATAAGAACAGCAGTTACTTTGCTGACTGGCTCCCCAACAACGTAAAAACAGCCGTCTGTGACATCCCACCCCGGGGGCTGAAAATGTCGGCCACCTTCATTGGGAACAACACAGCCATCCAGGAACTCTTCAAGCGTGTCTCAGAGCAGTTTACAGCAATGTTCAGGCGCAAGGCCTTCCTCCACTGGTACACGGGCGAGGGCATGGATGAGATGGAATTTACCGAGGCTGAGAGCAACATGAACGATCTGGTGTCTGAATATCAGCAATATCAGGATGCCACggccgaggaggaggaggatgaggagtaTGCTGAGGAGGAGGTGGCCTAG
- the LOC109025051 gene encoding tubulin beta-8 chain isoform X1 produces the protein METRVFPSHMGGKFSFSSARDLVLLKTREEVLQLSSFPQRGKDQARTLEFSNRCSTPGDLQFWEVISDEHGIDSAGTYHGDSHLQLERINVYYNEASGGRYVPRAVLVDLEPGTMDSVRSGPFGQVFRPDNFIFGQCGAGNNWAKGHYTEGAELMESVMDVVRKEAESCDCLQGFQLTHSLGGGTGSGMGTLLLSKIREEYPDRIINTFSILPSPKVSDTVVEPYNATLSVHQLIENADETFCIDNEALYDICSRTLKLPTPTYGDLNHLVSATMSGVTTCLRFPGQLNADLRKLAVNMVPFPRLHFFMPGFAPLTSRGSQQYRALTVAELTQQMFDAKNMMAACDPRHGRYLTAAAIFRGRMPMREVDEQMFNIQDKNSSYFADWLPNNVKTAVCDIPPRGLKMSATFIGNNTAIQELFKRVSEQFTAMFRRKAFLHWYTGEGMDEMEFTEAESNMNDLVSEYQQYQDATAEEEEDEEYAEEEVA, from the exons ATGGAAACAAGAGTCTTCCCCTCCCACATGGGAGGAAAATTCAGTTTCAGCTCAGCTAGGGATTTAGTCTTACTAAAGACGCGGGAGGAAGTTCTCCAGCTGAGCAGCTTTCCCCAACGTGGAAAGGACCAGGCAAGGACACTTGAGTTCTCCAACAGATGTTCAACGCCAGGGGATTTACAG TTCTGGGAGGTGATCTCTGACGAACATGGCATCGACTCCGCTGGCACCTACCACGGGGACAGCCACCTGCAGCTGGAGCGCATCAACGTGTACTACAACGAGGCCAGCG GTGGCAGGTACGTGCCCCGCGCTGTGCTCGTGGATCTGGAGCCGGGCACCATGGACTCTGTGCGCTCGGGGCCCTTCGGGCAGGTCTTCAGGCCAGACAACTTCATCTTCG GTCAGTGTGGGGCCGGAAACAACTGGGCCAAGGGGCACTACACAGAAGGTGCGGAGCTGATGGAGTCAGTGATGGACGTTGTCAGAAAGGAGGCTGAGAGCTGTGACTGTCTGCAGGGTTTCCAGCTGACCCACTCTCTGGGTGGGGGGACTGGGTCTGGGATGGGTACCCTTCTGCTGAGTAAGATCCGGGAGGAGTACCCAGACAGGATCATAAACACATTCAGCATCCTGCCCTCGCCCAAGGTGTCAGACACCGTGGTGGAGCCCTACAACGCCACCCTCTCAGTCCACCAGCTCATAGAAAACGCGGATGAGACCTTCTGCATAGATAACGAAGCACTGTATGACATATGTTCCAGGACCCTAAAACTGCCCACACCCACCTATGGTGACCTGAACCACCTGGTGTCTGCTACCATGAGTGGGGTCACCACCTGCCTGCGCTTCCCGGGCCAGCTGAATGCTGACCTGCGGAAGCTGGCCGTGAACATGGTCCCGTTTCCCCGGCTGCATTTCTTCATGCCCGGCTTTGCCCCACTGACCAGCCGGGGCAGCCAGCAGTACCGGGCCTTGACTGTGGCTGAGCTTACCCAGCAGATGTTTGATGCTAAGAACATGATGGCTGCCTGTGACCCCCGTCACGGCCGCTACCTAACGGCGGCTGCCATTTTCAGGGGTCGCATGCCCATGAGGGAGGTGGATGAACAAATGTTCAACATTCAAGATAAGAACAGCAGTTACTTTGCTGACTGGCTCCCCAACAACGTAAAAACAGCCGTCTGTGACATCCCACCCCGGGGGCTGAAAATGTCGGCCACCTTCATTGGGAACAACACAGCCATCCAGGAACTCTTCAAGCGTGTCTCAGAGCAGTTTACAGCAATGTTCAGGCGCAAGGCCTTCCTCCACTGGTACACGGGCGAGGGCATGGATGAGATGGAATTTACCGAGGCTGAGAGCAACATGAACGATCTGGTGTCTGAATATCAGCAATATCAGGATGCCACggccgaggaggaggaggatgaggagtaTGCTGAGGAGGAGGTGGCCTAG
- the LOC109025051 gene encoding tubulin beta chain isoform X3 has protein sequence METRVFPSHMGGKFSFSSARDLVLLKTREEVLQLSSFPQRGKDQARTLEFSNRCSTPGDLQFWEVISDEHGIDSAGTYHGDSHLQLERINVYYNEASGQCGAGNNWAKGHYTEGAELMESVMDVVRKEAESCDCLQGFQLTHSLGGGTGSGMGTLLLSKIREEYPDRIINTFSILPSPKVSDTVVEPYNATLSVHQLIENADETFCIDNEALYDICSRTLKLPTPTYGDLNHLVSATMSGVTTCLRFPGQLNADLRKLAVNMVPFPRLHFFMPGFAPLTSRGSQQYRALTVAELTQQMFDAKNMMAACDPRHGRYLTAAAIFRGRMPMREVDEQMFNIQDKNSSYFADWLPNNVKTAVCDIPPRGLKMSATFIGNNTAIQELFKRVSEQFTAMFRRKAFLHWYTGEGMDEMEFTEAESNMNDLVSEYQQYQDATAEEEEDEEYAEEEVA, from the exons ATGGAAACAAGAGTCTTCCCCTCCCACATGGGAGGAAAATTCAGTTTCAGCTCAGCTAGGGATTTAGTCTTACTAAAGACGCGGGAGGAAGTTCTCCAGCTGAGCAGCTTTCCCCAACGTGGAAAGGACCAGGCAAGGACACTTGAGTTCTCCAACAGATGTTCAACGCCAGGGGATTTACAG TTCTGGGAGGTGATCTCTGACGAACATGGCATCGACTCCGCTGGCACCTACCACGGGGACAGCCACCTGCAGCTGGAGCGCATCAACGTGTACTACAACGAGGCCAGCG GTCAGTGTGGGGCCGGAAACAACTGGGCCAAGGGGCACTACACAGAAGGTGCGGAGCTGATGGAGTCAGTGATGGACGTTGTCAGAAAGGAGGCTGAGAGCTGTGACTGTCTGCAGGGTTTCCAGCTGACCCACTCTCTGGGTGGGGGGACTGGGTCTGGGATGGGTACCCTTCTGCTGAGTAAGATCCGGGAGGAGTACCCAGACAGGATCATAAACACATTCAGCATCCTGCCCTCGCCCAAGGTGTCAGACACCGTGGTGGAGCCCTACAACGCCACCCTCTCAGTCCACCAGCTCATAGAAAACGCGGATGAGACCTTCTGCATAGATAACGAAGCACTGTATGACATATGTTCCAGGACCCTAAAACTGCCCACACCCACCTATGGTGACCTGAACCACCTGGTGTCTGCTACCATGAGTGGGGTCACCACCTGCCTGCGCTTCCCGGGCCAGCTGAATGCTGACCTGCGGAAGCTGGCCGTGAACATGGTCCCGTTTCCCCGGCTGCATTTCTTCATGCCCGGCTTTGCCCCACTGACCAGCCGGGGCAGCCAGCAGTACCGGGCCTTGACTGTGGCTGAGCTTACCCAGCAGATGTTTGATGCTAAGAACATGATGGCTGCCTGTGACCCCCGTCACGGCCGCTACCTAACGGCGGCTGCCATTTTCAGGGGTCGCATGCCCATGAGGGAGGTGGATGAACAAATGTTCAACATTCAAGATAAGAACAGCAGTTACTTTGCTGACTGGCTCCCCAACAACGTAAAAACAGCCGTCTGTGACATCCCACCCCGGGGGCTGAAAATGTCGGCCACCTTCATTGGGAACAACACAGCCATCCAGGAACTCTTCAAGCGTGTCTCAGAGCAGTTTACAGCAATGTTCAGGCGCAAGGCCTTCCTCCACTGGTACACGGGCGAGGGCATGGATGAGATGGAATTTACCGAGGCTGAGAGCAACATGAACGATCTGGTGTCTGAATATCAGCAATATCAGGATGCCACggccgaggaggaggaggatgaggagtaTGCTGAGGAGGAGGTGGCCTAG